From a region of the Lactuca sativa cultivar Salinas chromosome 4, Lsat_Salinas_v11, whole genome shotgun sequence genome:
- the LOC111908998 gene encoding uncharacterized protein At4g15970 has product MILKPQQRRRKTAAILRISSPATISHYISIFFGEMLRRYFFEFKSSTLLHRVRIASLFFISFVFSYVLLHSALDSCQIRLPEYLVSSTDMLSSSLSFNSLSERADSSLETVLKEASMNDRTVILTTLNEAWANPENSILDLFLASFRFSQETNRLLNHLVIIALDQNAFATCKRVHTHCFSLSSEGVDFSQEAYFMTPDYLKMMWRRVDFLRSVLEMGYNFLFTDADVMWFRDPFPHFYSDADFQIACDHYSGNSTDVETNIPNGGFSFVRSNIRSIEFYKYWYSSRVIYPDMHDQDVLNRIKFDSILTDINLKLRFLDTTYFGGFCEPSKDLNKVCTMHANCCVGLENKVHDLRIMLQDWNNFMALPHSMRSETNFTWRDPKNCSLALRRHLDLSEDVTSGETIS; this is encoded by the exons ATGATACTGAAACCACAGCAACGGCGACGCAAGACGGCAGCTATTCTTCGAATATCATCACCAGCAACGATTTCTCACTATATCTCCATCTTCTTTGGAGAAATGCTCCGTCGCTACTTCTTTGAATTCAAATCTTCCACATTGCTCCACCGTGTTCGAATCGCCTCGCTGTTCTTCATATCTTTTGTTTTTTCTTATGTCCTTCTCCATAGCGCTCTTGATTCTTGCCAGATCCGACTTCCGGAGTACTTGGTCTCGTCTACCGACATGCTCTCCTCTTCCCTGTCCTTCAACTCGTTGTCG GAGAGAGCTGATTCTAGTCTGGAAACTGTTTTAAAGGAGGCATCTATGAACGACAGGACAGTTATTTTAACTACTTTGAATGAGGCTTGGGCCAATCCAGAGAATTCGATTCTTGATCTGTTTCTTGCAAGCTTTAGGTTTAGTCAAGAAACCAATAGACTCTTGAATCACTTGGTGATTATTGCTCTAGATCAGAACGCATTTGCTACTTGTAAGCGTGTTCATACCCATTGCTTTTCCCTCAGTAGTGAAGGAGTTGATTTCTCTCAAGAGGCCTATTTTATGACCCCTGATTACTTGAAGATGATGTGGCGAAGGGTTGATTTCTTACGCTCTGTGCTTGAAATGGGATACAACTTTCTTTTCACt GATGCTGATGTCATGTGGTTCAGGGATCCTTTTCCTCATTTCTATTCGGATGCAGATTTTCAAATTGCATGTGACCATTACTCTGGAAACTCGACTGATGTTGAGACAAATATACCCAATGGAGGATTTAGTTTTGTGAGGTCAAATATCCGGTCAATAGAGTTTTACAAGTACTGgtactcttcaagagtaatctATCCAGACAtgcatgatcaggatgttctcaATCGTATCAAATTTGATTCAATCCTTACAGACATCAACCTGAAGTTGAGGTTTCTAGATACAACGTATTTTGGGGGATTTTGTGAACCTAGCAAAGACTTGAATAAAGTGTGCACAATGCATGCAAATTGCTGTGTTGGTTTGGAAAACAAAGTTCATGATCTTAGAATCATGCTTCAAGATTGGAACAACTTCATGGCTCTTCCTCATAGCATGAGGTCTGAAACAAATTTTACTTGGAGGGATCCTAAAAACTGCAG TCTTGCTTTGCGTAGACATCTTGATTTGTCTGAAGATGTAACAAGTGGAGAAACGATCAGTTAA